In Aegilops tauschii subsp. strangulata cultivar AL8/78 chromosome 3, Aet v6.0, whole genome shotgun sequence, one genomic interval encodes:
- the LOC109768101 gene encoding ATP-dependent Clp protease proteolytic subunit-related protein 4, chloroplastic, with the protein MEAVAALDARALFSPPTALPSSPSSRLRLAARPRALAASPAFVAATPKQRFLTPHPDPAGGRGTRDVVAMVIPFLRGTAFEQPPPDLASFLYKNRIVYLGMCLVPSVTELMLAEFLYLQYEDAEKPIYMYINSTGTTKNGEKLGYETEAFAVYDAMRYVKIPIFTLCIGNAWGEAALLLAAGAKGNRAALPSSTIMMKQPIGRFQGQATDVDIARKEIRNVKIEMVKLLSRHIGKPMEEIARDIRRPKYFSPSEAVDYGIIDKVLHNVKSQTDAGLVSEVKKELI; encoded by the exons ATGGAGGCGGTCGCCGCCCTCGACGCCCGCGCCCTCTTCTCCCCTCCCAccgccctcccctcctccccctcctcccgcCTCCGCCTCGCCGCCCGTCCGCGCGCGCTCGCCGCCTCCCCCGCCTTCGTCGCCGCCACCCCCAAGCAGCGCTTCCTGACCCCCCACCCGGACCCCGCCGGTGGCCGCGGCACCAGGGATGTCGTCGCGATG GTTATCCCGTTCCTGAGGGGAACAGCGTTTGAGCAGCCGCCGCCGGATTTGGCCTCATTCCTTTACAAGAACAGGATCGTGTACCTGGGGATGTGCCTCGTGCCGTCGGTGACGGAGCTCATGCTCGCCGAGTTCCTCTACCTTCAGTACGAGGACGCGGAGAAGCCCATCTACATGTACATCAACTCCACCGGCACTACCAAG AATGGCGAGAAATTGGGTTACGAGACGGAAGCTTTTGCTGTATATGATGCTATGAG GTATGTCAAAATTCCAATTTTCACACTCTGTATTGGCAATGCATGGGGAGAAGCTGCTTTACTCTTGGCTGCTGGTGCTAAAGGTAACCGTGCCGCACTTCCATCATCGACGATAATGATGAAGCAG CCAATTGGTCGATTTCAAGGTCAGGCGACAGATGTTGACATAGCAAGAAAGGAAATACGAAATGTGAAGATAGAAATG GTTAAGCTGCTATCAAGACACATAGGCAAACCAATGGAAGAGATTGCTCGAGACATTAGGCGGCCTAAATACTTCAGCCCAAGTGAGGCAGTGGATTACGGTATCATCGACAAG GTGCTGCACAATGTGAAGAGCCAAACAGACGCCGGCCTCGTGTCGGAAGTCAAAAAAGAGTTAATTTGA